Proteins encoded by one window of Kribbella flavida DSM 17836:
- a CDS encoding endonuclease/exonuclease/phosphatase family protein — MRYRVLTLNVQNDVGDPRRFRLINEELRRLSPDLVALQEVCYPAGSNDQLAELLEGTGLTHRTHQRDVLPDLPELFRHDGTAIATRHPHRVAEVLEHRGTGVRGDPHWWTLAVTVDLGPVGEVLAITPTTPWQLDHEYARERQALDIAALDARHRTALPTVLAGDFNATPDSASIRFLSGHQSLDGTSVHFHDAWTTRGEGPGHTWTTANPLAREEIATLIGQSPHHRRLDYIFVGSRHAHPDTQATIDTVDLVGVNPPLSDHYGLVADLTLL; from the coding sequence ATGCGATACCGAGTGCTGACGCTGAACGTGCAGAACGACGTAGGCGACCCACGCCGCTTCCGGCTGATCAACGAAGAGCTCCGCCGGCTTTCCCCGGACCTGGTCGCGTTGCAGGAGGTCTGCTACCCGGCGGGATCCAATGACCAGCTGGCCGAACTGCTCGAGGGCACCGGGCTCACCCATCGGACCCACCAGCGCGACGTCCTGCCCGACCTGCCCGAACTCTTCCGCCACGACGGAACGGCGATCGCCACGCGACACCCGCACCGCGTCGCCGAAGTGCTGGAGCACCGCGGGACCGGCGTACGGGGTGATCCGCACTGGTGGACGTTGGCCGTCACGGTCGACCTGGGGCCAGTGGGCGAGGTGCTCGCCATCACCCCGACCACTCCTTGGCAGCTGGACCACGAGTACGCGCGCGAGCGGCAGGCCTTGGACATCGCCGCCCTCGACGCCCGCCACCGAACCGCCCTGCCCACCGTCCTGGCCGGCGACTTCAACGCGACCCCGGATTCCGCGAGCATCCGCTTCCTCTCCGGCCACCAGTCCCTCGACGGCACCAGCGTCCACTTCCACGACGCCTGGACCACCCGAGGCGAAGGCCCCGGCCACACCTGGACCACCGCGAACCCTCTCGCCCGCGAGGAGATCGCCACCCTGATCGGCCAGTCGCCCCACCACCGCCGCCTGGACTACATCTTCGTCGGCTCCCGTCACGCTCACCCCGACACCCAGGCGACCATCGACACGGTCGACCTCGTCGGCGTCAACCCACCCCTCAGTGACCACTACGGCCTGGTCGCCGACCTGACCTTGCTCTGA
- a CDS encoding glycosyltransferase, whose translation MRVLLSTYGSRGDVEPVVALGVQLQALGVEAVVCAPPDEEFAELLAGAGVPLVPVGQSARALTKSAPPPSSIPERAAELIASQFAVLPAAAQGCDALVATGMIPTVAGALSIAEKLGIRSVSVTFQQLTLPSPHHRPLAYAGRSFPPDVTDNQALWDLDAESNNVLFGEALNGNRASIGLPPVPNVRDYVVGDRPWLASDPVLDPWLEPADLDVVQTGAWILPDERPLPDDLEDFLGAGGPPVFVGFGSMPLHAATDAARVAIEAVRAQGRRVIIRRGWADLGLIDDQDDCFAVGEINQQQLFTRVAAVVHHGGAGTTTTATRAGTPQVVVPQAADQPYWAGRVADLGIGVAHDGPIPTVESLSVALETALTPETGARATTVAASVRTDGAAVAARYLVELINGTSDDRRALASDWRS comes from the coding sequence GTGCGAGTGTTGTTGTCGACGTACGGGTCGCGCGGTGACGTCGAGCCGGTGGTTGCGCTGGGCGTGCAGCTGCAGGCTCTCGGCGTGGAGGCGGTGGTGTGCGCACCGCCGGACGAGGAGTTCGCGGAGCTGCTGGCGGGGGCCGGCGTACCGCTGGTGCCGGTCGGCCAGTCGGCGCGTGCCCTGACGAAGTCGGCGCCACCGCCGTCCTCCATCCCGGAGCGCGCGGCCGAGCTGATCGCGAGCCAGTTCGCCGTGCTGCCCGCCGCGGCGCAAGGGTGTGACGCGCTGGTGGCGACCGGCATGATCCCGACCGTGGCCGGCGCGCTGTCGATCGCCGAAAAGCTGGGCATCCGGTCGGTCTCGGTGACGTTCCAGCAGCTGACCCTGCCGTCGCCGCACCACCGGCCGCTGGCCTACGCGGGCCGGTCGTTCCCGCCGGACGTGACCGACAACCAGGCGCTGTGGGACCTGGATGCCGAGAGCAACAACGTGCTGTTCGGCGAGGCGCTGAACGGCAACCGGGCGTCGATCGGCCTGCCCCCGGTGCCGAACGTGCGCGACTACGTCGTCGGCGACCGCCCGTGGCTGGCGTCCGACCCGGTGCTCGACCCGTGGCTGGAGCCGGCCGACCTCGACGTCGTACAGACCGGTGCGTGGATCCTGCCCGACGAGCGCCCGCTGCCGGACGACCTGGAGGACTTCCTGGGAGCCGGCGGCCCACCGGTGTTCGTCGGTTTCGGCAGCATGCCGCTGCACGCGGCGACGGACGCGGCGCGGGTCGCGATCGAGGCGGTCCGGGCCCAGGGCCGTCGCGTGATCATCCGGCGTGGCTGGGCCGACCTGGGCCTGATCGACGACCAGGACGACTGCTTCGCCGTCGGCGAGATCAACCAGCAGCAGTTGTTCACCCGGGTGGCGGCCGTCGTGCACCACGGTGGTGCCGGCACCACGACCACGGCCACCCGCGCCGGTACGCCGCAGGTGGTGGTGCCCCAGGCGGCGGATCAGCCGTACTGGGCCGGCCGGGTGGCCGACCTCGGCATCGGTGTGGCCCACGACGGCCCGATCCCGACCGTCGAGTCGCTCTCGGTCGCGCTCGAGACGGCCCTGACTCCCGAGACCGGCGCACGAGCGACCACCGTGGCCGCCTCCGTCCGTACCGACGGGGCCGCCGTGGCCGCGCGCTACCTGGTCGAGCTGATCAACGGGACATCGGACGATCGCCGGGCTCTGGCCTCGGATTGGAGGTCCTGA
- a CDS encoding nuclear transport factor 2 family protein yields MNVSVSRATVLRGAAVAAAAAAIPGTAYAARPEHPNVKLIRGYYEAYAAGDLAALRNRYFAPGIRWTIPGHHPLAGTKEGVEEVLAFFAQLARAGFRADPLFLAADGDWVVDLHRGWSTTPEGLDLTWALAFRIADRRIVEAVNYPSDQHAADAFFWRTYPLAPIPTRLQQ; encoded by the coding sequence ATGAACGTTTCCGTCTCCCGAGCCACCGTCCTCCGCGGCGCCGCCGTAGCCGCCGCAGCAGCAGCGATCCCCGGTACGGCGTACGCCGCCCGGCCCGAGCATCCCAACGTCAAGCTCATCCGCGGTTACTACGAGGCCTATGCCGCGGGCGATCTGGCCGCCCTGCGCAACCGCTACTTCGCCCCCGGCATCCGCTGGACGATCCCCGGCCACCACCCGCTCGCCGGCACGAAGGAGGGCGTCGAGGAGGTGCTCGCCTTTTTCGCCCAGCTGGCTCGCGCCGGTTTCCGCGCGGATCCGCTGTTCCTGGCGGCCGACGGTGACTGGGTCGTGGACCTGCACCGCGGCTGGAGCACCACGCCCGAAGGCCTCGACCTCACCTGGGCGCTGGCCTTCCGCATCGCCGACCGCCGCATCGTCGAAGCCGTCAACTACCCGTCGGACCAGCACGCCGCCGACGCGTTCTTCTGGCGTACCTACCCGTTGGCGCCGATCCCCACCCGCTTGCAGCAGTAG
- a CDS encoding nitroreductase/quinone reductase family protein, translating into MLNDFTQQIITEFRANQGRVGGPFDGARLLLLTTTGARSGRPHTAVLGYYPDTEDRLLVVGSAGGGPKHPDWFHNLRADPRVTVETGVFTYEAEATVLQGAERDETFARLAEADPGWAEYQRRTTRTIPVVALTQVAGGPPNASSFGEALILIHAAFRRELALIRKEVATSAASGSVGLGAQLRINCLTLCRGLHFHHTVESDGLFPSLLDRYPELTDTISALQADHDKIALLLEEFQLLLSTGSPAAILPEIDRLIEELTDHLDREEAQLIPLM; encoded by the coding sequence ATGCTGAACGACTTCACCCAACAGATCATCACCGAGTTCCGTGCCAACCAGGGCCGCGTCGGCGGCCCGTTCGACGGCGCGCGGCTGCTCCTGCTCACCACCACCGGCGCCCGCTCCGGTCGCCCGCACACGGCCGTGCTCGGCTACTACCCCGACACCGAGGACCGCCTGCTGGTCGTGGGTTCGGCCGGTGGTGGCCCGAAGCATCCCGACTGGTTCCACAACCTGCGCGCCGATCCGCGCGTCACCGTGGAGACCGGCGTCTTCACCTACGAGGCGGAAGCCACCGTCCTGCAGGGCGCCGAGCGCGACGAGACCTTCGCCCGCCTCGCCGAGGCGGACCCGGGCTGGGCCGAGTACCAGCGCCGGACCACCCGCACGATCCCGGTCGTCGCCCTCACCCAGGTCGCGGGCGGCCCGCCCAACGCCTCCTCCTTCGGCGAGGCCCTGATCCTCATCCACGCCGCCTTTCGCCGCGAACTCGCCTTGATTCGCAAGGAAGTCGCCACCTCCGCCGCGAGTGGTTCGGTGGGCCTGGGCGCCCAGCTCCGCATCAACTGCCTGACGCTCTGCCGAGGTCTGCACTTCCACCACACCGTCGAGAGCGACGGGCTGTTTCCGAGCCTGCTCGACCGCTATCCCGAGCTCACCGACACGATCTCGGCGCTGCAGGCCGACCACGACAAGATCGCCCTGCTGCTCGAGGAGTTCCAGCTGTTGCTCAGCACCGGCAGCCCGGCGGCGATCCTGCCCGAGATCGACCGCCTGATCGAGGAACTGACCGACCACCTCGACCGGGAGGAAGCCCAGCTGATCCCGCTGATGTGA
- a CDS encoding helix-turn-helix transcriptional regulator, producing the protein MGSTLERPGELSRIAAALDAAGQGNGRVVVIEGEAGIGKTRLVGEARALAKQRGFVRMQAIGDELESALAWGVVRQMVERSIARYAGEVRAAILAGPAGRALDALDKATPNAGDAEVARTMHALWWVAVDLASPRPLLISVDDAQWSDLPSLRFLSYLSKRVADLPIALVVATRPPSDRLGPLAELTVSRHVERLLPRPLSREAIGTLTAEHLASAPHPAVGTGEAPAEKVVDAVLEASGGNPFLAESLLDELSVLHRSVTDPATADAVRGLASSAVSRTTLARLSPDALALASAVAILGARADLWAAGSIAGLADAPLSAAIDGLVAANVVTTSSAQVSFLHPVIRESVRSMLGPIEKAALHARAAETLSAAGAPAARVAAHLIHTPADSSAQTVEVLCEAAASSAAAGDTATAISYLTRALEGAPGNSSLQGQLGLTLLRGGDAPQARHHLLAAAAASAVPERAALLAAAATATSLIDGPLAAANELVHTLADWPGPPFAPDRLTLEARLGILRSYLPTERKKASEHLRRFADLPGETPDERTLLALLAQRGRYEVSPAADVRRTAERALRHGALFKDSAGHSDTLVGWLLAMMSLVAADGVTLAREEIAGARDWVRRHGSPIEFAMVANVADFVAWRCGDLPAVEADADGVLAAVEPEDLTPQVVALRATAVHFGGYAALERGDVAAAQALLADFETQCQDAPRVIAMMWLHELRARIALEQDHPAAALEHAYRLRDEMAAAELDPLAVPWRTPAAWALLRLGSEEEARQLAADQLELARRWGAASDLGTALRLTAKVDVGQGARRVATLAEAVAVLEKSPAQLELAKALVELGEALRVVGRRTEAREALARGGELAAVCGSAVIRQRAAEALQALGDRPRTLISTGQDSLTASERRVAGLAVSGRTNRDIAHELFVSPKTVENHLGRIYVKLGITGRRELARALT; encoded by the coding sequence ATGGGCAGCACTCTCGAGCGACCCGGTGAGCTGAGCCGGATCGCGGCGGCCCTCGACGCCGCCGGCCAGGGCAACGGCCGGGTCGTGGTGATCGAGGGCGAGGCGGGCATCGGCAAGACCCGGCTGGTCGGCGAGGCGCGGGCGCTGGCCAAGCAGCGCGGGTTCGTCCGGATGCAGGCGATCGGCGACGAGCTGGAGAGCGCGCTCGCCTGGGGTGTCGTCCGGCAGATGGTCGAGCGGTCGATCGCCCGGTACGCCGGTGAGGTCCGCGCCGCGATTCTCGCCGGGCCCGCCGGCCGCGCGTTGGACGCTCTCGACAAGGCAACTCCGAACGCGGGTGACGCCGAGGTCGCGCGGACGATGCACGCGCTCTGGTGGGTCGCGGTCGATCTGGCCTCGCCCCGTCCGTTGCTGATCAGCGTGGACGACGCCCAGTGGTCCGACCTGCCGTCGCTGCGGTTTCTCTCGTACTTGTCGAAACGCGTCGCCGACCTGCCGATCGCCCTCGTGGTGGCGACCCGTCCGCCGTCCGACCGTCTGGGTCCGCTGGCCGAACTGACCGTCTCGCGCCACGTCGAACGTCTGTTGCCGAGGCCGTTGTCCCGCGAGGCGATCGGCACCCTGACGGCGGAGCACCTCGCGAGCGCCCCCCACCCGGCAGTTGGGACGGGAGAGGCGCCGGCGGAGAAGGTCGTGGATGCGGTCCTGGAGGCCAGTGGCGGCAATCCGTTCCTGGCCGAGTCGTTGCTGGACGAGTTGTCTGTGCTCCACCGGTCGGTGACAGACCCGGCGACAGCAGACGCGGTCCGGGGCCTGGCGTCGAGCGCGGTCAGTCGCACCACGCTGGCCCGGCTGTCTCCGGATGCCCTGGCGCTCGCAAGTGCGGTGGCGATTCTCGGAGCCCGCGCCGACCTCTGGGCGGCCGGGTCGATCGCCGGTCTCGCCGATGCGCCGCTGTCCGCAGCCATCGACGGGCTGGTCGCCGCGAACGTCGTCACCACCAGTTCCGCGCAGGTCAGCTTCCTGCACCCGGTCATCCGCGAGTCGGTTCGCTCGATGCTCGGCCCGATCGAGAAGGCAGCGCTGCATGCCCGGGCCGCCGAGACCCTGTCGGCGGCCGGAGCCCCCGCGGCCCGGGTCGCCGCCCACCTGATCCACACCCCTGCGGACTCGTCTGCGCAGACCGTCGAGGTGCTGTGCGAGGCGGCGGCCTCGTCAGCGGCCGCCGGCGACACCGCGACGGCGATCAGCTACCTGACCCGCGCGCTGGAAGGTGCCCCAGGCAACAGTTCGCTGCAGGGGCAACTGGGTCTCACGCTGCTCCGAGGCGGCGACGCCCCGCAGGCGCGGCACCACCTGCTGGCCGCGGCGGCCGCGAGCGCCGTACCGGAGCGCGCGGCGTTGCTCGCAGCGGCGGCAACCGCCACGTCCCTGATCGACGGCCCACTCGCGGCGGCGAACGAGCTCGTGCACACCTTGGCCGACTGGCCAGGACCGCCCTTCGCCCCGGACCGCCTGACCCTGGAGGCGCGACTGGGCATCCTGCGGTCCTACCTGCCCACCGAACGCAAGAAGGCGTCCGAGCATCTGCGCCGGTTCGCCGACCTGCCCGGCGAGACGCCCGACGAGCGGACACTGCTGGCTCTGCTCGCCCAGCGCGGCCGCTACGAGGTCAGCCCCGCGGCCGACGTGCGGCGTACGGCGGAACGCGCACTGCGGCACGGCGCCCTGTTCAAGGACTCGGCCGGTCACTCGGACACCTTGGTCGGGTGGTTGCTGGCGATGATGTCGCTGGTCGCCGCCGACGGGGTGACCCTGGCCCGCGAGGAGATCGCCGGAGCCCGCGACTGGGTCCGGCGGCACGGCTCGCCGATCGAGTTCGCGATGGTGGCGAACGTCGCCGACTTCGTTGCCTGGCGGTGCGGGGACCTGCCCGCCGTCGAGGCCGACGCGGACGGCGTGCTGGCGGCGGTGGAACCGGAGGACCTGACGCCCCAGGTCGTCGCGCTGCGGGCGACCGCGGTGCACTTCGGCGGGTACGCCGCGCTGGAGCGGGGCGACGTGGCAGCGGCGCAGGCGCTGCTTGCCGACTTCGAGACGCAGTGCCAGGACGCGCCGCGGGTGATCGCGATGATGTGGCTGCACGAGCTGCGGGCCCGGATCGCGCTGGAGCAGGACCATCCGGCGGCCGCGCTCGAGCACGCGTACCGGCTGCGCGACGAGATGGCCGCGGCTGAGCTCGATCCACTGGCCGTGCCCTGGCGTACGCCGGCCGCGTGGGCCCTGCTGCGGCTGGGTTCGGAGGAAGAGGCACGGCAACTCGCCGCCGACCAGCTGGAGCTCGCTCGCCGGTGGGGCGCCGCATCGGATCTCGGTACCGCGCTCCGGCTGACCGCGAAGGTGGACGTCGGCCAGGGTGCCCGCCGGGTGGCGACCCTGGCCGAAGCGGTCGCCGTACTGGAGAAGTCGCCGGCCCAGCTGGAGCTGGCGAAGGCTCTGGTGGAGCTGGGCGAGGCGCTGCGCGTGGTCGGACGTCGTACGGAGGCACGGGAAGCGTTGGCCCGGGGCGGTGAACTGGCGGCGGTCTGCGGGTCTGCCGTGATCAGGCAGCGAGCGGCAGAAGCCCTGCAGGCGTTGGGAGATCGCCCGCGCACACTGATCTCCACCGGCCAGGACTCGCTGACCGCCAGCGAACGCCGGGTCGCCGGACTGGCAGTGAGCGGCCGGACGAACCGGGACATCGCGCACGAGCTCTTCGTCTCGCCGAAGACGGTCGAAAACCACCTCGGCCGGATCTACGTGAAGCTCGGCATCACCGGCCGGCGCGAACTGGCCCGCGCGCTGACGTAG
- a CDS encoding MBL fold metallo-hydrolase, protein MRQLTDGVHQLLGRPPHFINAYLVDDVLVDAGTPAAARRILRELRDRQVAAHVVTHAHPDHFGSSHAVCEALGIPLWTGAADAEAIETATPVVGPGRIPALMAKSKMPPAHPVTRRLVQGDQVGSFTVLDVPGHSPGHIALWREADRTLLCGDVFFRLPRLSEPWKFLTVDVQRNYDSMRRLAELRPELVLFGHGRPLRDPDRLARVAEALPASRTRF, encoded by the coding sequence GTGCGGCAGCTTACGGACGGCGTGCACCAGCTGTTGGGGAGACCGCCGCATTTCATCAACGCGTACCTGGTCGACGACGTGCTCGTCGACGCCGGTACGCCGGCTGCCGCGCGCCGGATCCTGCGCGAGCTGCGCGACCGGCAGGTCGCCGCCCACGTCGTGACGCACGCGCACCCGGACCACTTCGGTTCGAGTCATGCCGTCTGCGAGGCGCTGGGTATCCCGTTGTGGACCGGCGCAGCGGACGCCGAGGCGATCGAGACGGCGACTCCGGTGGTCGGTCCCGGCCGGATCCCGGCGCTGATGGCGAAGTCCAAGATGCCGCCCGCGCATCCGGTCACCCGCCGGCTGGTCCAGGGTGACCAGGTCGGCAGCTTCACCGTGCTCGACGTACCGGGGCACTCGCCCGGGCACATCGCGCTGTGGCGGGAGGCGGACCGCACGCTGCTGTGCGGTGACGTGTTCTTCCGGCTGCCGCGGTTGTCCGAGCCGTGGAAGTTCCTGACCGTCGACGTCCAGCGGAACTACGACTCGATGCGCCGGCTGGCCGAGCTGCGCCCGGAGCTGGTGCTGTTCGGTCACGGCCGTCCGCTGCGTGATCCCGACCGGCTGGCCCGGGTGGCCGAGGCGCTGCCGGCGTCCAGGACGCGGTTCTGA